The following nucleotide sequence is from Natronorubrum aibiense.
ACATCCCACAGGAGGTCAGAGAGGAAGACGCCTACGTCGACGAAGCGGGGACCGAAGAGCCGCTGGTAAAGCCAATCTGGTGGTCGTTCCCCATCCCGAAACAACCGTTCTACGCCCGAAAGAGCTGGGAATCAGATATGAAAGACACCATCGAAGAGGCCCTGCACAACGCCAACGAGCAAAAGATGGAGCCGTACGTTCCCGACGACTACGAGGGCTCACTTCCGTTTACGACGCTCGAGGATACCGGCCTCGATCACTACGAACCAGTCATCGAGCGTCTCGATGCACTCGATATCGAACTCGGTAACTGAATCGCCAACCAGGGTTGCTGTCACCCTCACTTGAGACCACCGACGGGCAGCGACACTACCAGAGATCATTCACATGAGTACGCTAACGATAGAAAATCTAACGAAACGGTACGGAGACGTGACCGCACTTGAGAACGTCTCGTTCGAGATCGAAGACGAGTTCGTCGTTTTGCTCGGCGAGTCCGGAGCGGGAAAATCGACGTTGCTTCGGTGTGTCAACGGGCTAACTGAGCCGACCGAGGGCTCGATCACCCTCGACGGGAACTCGGTACAGGACTGCGATTCGAAGACGGGAATGGTATTTCAACAACACAACCTCGTCGAAGGACTCTCCGCGTACAACAACGCGTTGACGGGCGCGCTCGATCGGTCGACGACGATTCGAAGTCTCTTCCAGTGGAACGACCGTGACGACAAACTTCGCGCACTCGAGGCGCTGGAGACCGTCGGACTCCTCGAGGAAGCTCACCAGCTGGTGTCCCAAATGAGCGGCGGCCAACAGCAACGCGTCGGGATCGCACGTGCACTGGTCCAGAACCCAACCCTACTGCTGGCGGACGAACCGGTCGCCAGTCTCGACCCCTCGAGTGCAGAGACCGTAATGGAGTATCTGAAACGTGCTGCGGACGTCCACGACGTGTCCGCGCTTGTCAGCCTCCATCAGGTCAACGTGGCCGCACACTTCGGGGAACGATTTATTGGCCTCCGCGATGGTGGCCTGCTGTTCGACGTCAAACGGAGCGAACTTACGCCCGAACTGATCAACGACCTCTACGGAGACGTCGAGACAGTCGGGCTCGCCGACCGATACGAGATGCAAGAGCCGGCTGTACAGATCGACCCCGAGGTGACGGTATGAGTTCGGATTCGGTTCCGCTCGGACGGCGTCTTCGCAGGTATCTGGGGCTCGAGTCCTGTGGTGATCGCCCGGTGGAGCGCAAGTTGCAGGATCTCAAACGTCGAAAAACAATCCGTAGGCTCTGGCTGGTCGTCGGTGTCGTCGTCCTTTCGATCCTGATGTGGGTTTCGCTCCGGATGTCGGAGTTCTCGCTCGGCCAGCTCATCGAGTACTACCCGCAGTTCGTAGAAGCGCTCTATGGGTACTTCCCGCCGACGTCGTACTTCGGCATCCCCTTCATCGATCTGAGCGCGTACTGGGCGTTCATCGTCGGCGAGAACCTCTTCGGAGCGGCCGTGGTAACCGTCTCGATCGCGTTTGCTGGGACAGTTATCGGCCTGCCGGGTGCGCTCTTGTTGGGCGTCCTCGCGAGCGAGCGCGTGATTCCCTACCCGTTCAACTTCCTGTTTCGCTCGATTATGGCGATGATTCGGGCCATTCCGGCTATCGTCTGGGCACTCATCTTCATCCCCCTCGGCGGGGTGTCGCCCTTTACCGGAACGCTCGCGATCGCTGTCGACACCGTCGGCTATCTCGGTCGACTCTTCACGGACGAACTCGAGGAGATCGAGGACGGGCCCATCGAAGGGATCAGAAGTACGGGGGCGAACAAATCACAAGTCGTCTCCTTCGGAATGTTGAGTCAGGTGTTCCGCCAGTATCTGGCCTGGATCGCCTTCGACTTCGAGCACAATGTCCGCGTGGCGATCACGCTGGGTGTCATCGGTGCGGGTGGGCTCGGGTTGATCCTGGAAATTCAGCGCCAGACGTTTAATTATACGAATATGATGGCCTGTATCATCGTCATCGTCTTCGTGGCGGGTTCAGTCGAACTGCTCAGCCAGCGACTCCGCTCGTATCTCCGCGAGGATGACGACGTCGAACAGATCGGACTCCTCGAGGCGTTCCGAACGGCACCCCGGAAGATCGTCGAGTCGACGACGAACCGACGGTGATCACATGACTGCACCAAAATTCGACCAACGTGACAATCGGTACAAAGTCGACGCCCACGGC
It contains:
- a CDS encoding phosphonate ABC transporter ATP-binding protein produces the protein MSTLTIENLTKRYGDVTALENVSFEIEDEFVVLLGESGAGKSTLLRCVNGLTEPTEGSITLDGNSVQDCDSKTGMVFQQHNLVEGLSAYNNALTGALDRSTTIRSLFQWNDRDDKLRALEALETVGLLEEAHQLVSQMSGGQQQRVGIARALVQNPTLLLADEPVASLDPSSAETVMEYLKRAADVHDVSALVSLHQVNVAAHFGERFIGLRDGGLLFDVKRSELTPELINDLYGDVETVGLADRYEMQEPAVQIDPEVTV
- the phnE gene encoding phosphonate ABC transporter, permease protein PhnE gives rise to the protein MSSDSVPLGRRLRRYLGLESCGDRPVERKLQDLKRRKTIRRLWLVVGVVVLSILMWVSLRMSEFSLGQLIEYYPQFVEALYGYFPPTSYFGIPFIDLSAYWAFIVGENLFGAAVVTVSIAFAGTVIGLPGALLLGVLASERVIPYPFNFLFRSIMAMIRAIPAIVWALIFIPLGGVSPFTGTLAIAVDTVGYLGRLFTDELEEIEDGPIEGIRSTGANKSQVVSFGMLSQVFRQYLAWIAFDFEHNVRVAITLGVIGAGGLGLILEIQRQTFNYTNMMACIIVIVFVAGSVELLSQRLRSYLREDDDVEQIGLLEAFRTAPRKIVESTTNRR